The nucleotide sequence GCGGCGAAATCCGGCAAGTTTGCCACCACCTTTCCCTTCGATGATACCGACATCTATAAAACCATCGAGGGAGCCTCGTACTCGCTGAGCTTGTACCCGGATAAGAAGTTGGAAAGCTACGTGGACGAGCTGATTGCCAAGGTAGGCAAGGCGCAGGAACCCGACGGCTACCTCTACACAGCCCGCACCATCGACCCGGCGCATCCGCACGCCTGGGCCGGTAAGGAGCGCTGGGAAAAAGAGCGGGAGTTAAGCCACGAACTCTACAACTCCGGTCACCTCTACGAGTCGGCGGTGGCGCACTACGAGGCTACCGGCCGGAAAAATTTGCTCGACATCGCCCTCAAAAATGCCGACTTGGTGTGCGCCACTTTCGGGCCCGGCAAGCGCGCCGTAGCCCCCGGCCACGAGATTGTGGAAATGGGCCTCGTGAAGCTATACCGCGTGACGGGCAAGCCAGAATACCTGAGCACAGCCAAGTTCTTTATCGAGCAGCGCGGCCACTACCAAGGCTACGACCCTAAGAGCCCCGATGTGTGGAAAAACGGTTCGTATTGGCAAGACCATAAGCCGGTGTACGACCAACGAGAAGCCATTGGGCACGCCGTGCGCGCCGAATACCTGTATTCAGCCATGGCCGACGTAGCGGCTCTCACCGGCGACAAAAAGATGTTAGCTTCCGTGGATAGCATCTGGAACAACATGGTGAGCAAGAAGCTCTACGTGACGGGCGGCACGGGCGCGGTGCCCGGCGGGGAACGGTTTGGTGGCAACTACGAACTTCCCAACACCACCGCCTACAACGAAACCTGCGCCTCGGTAGCCAACGTGTACTGGAACCAGCGCATGTTTCAGCTCCACGGCGACTCGAAGTACATTGATGTGATGGAGAAGGTGCTCTACAACGGCCTGATTTCGGGCGTGGGCCTCGATGGCAAGTCGTTCTTTTACTCCAACGCCATGCAAATCAAGAACAGTGCGGTGTTCAAGGAGAGCGAGCCGGCGCGGGCGGGCTGGTTTGAGTGCTCATGTTGCCCTACCAACCTGGCGCGGCTGTTCCCGTCGTTGCCGGGCTACGTGTATGCGCAGAAAGACAACGATGTGTACGTTAATCTGTTCATCAATGGCAGCACCGATTTAAGTGTGAAAAAGCAGCCGGTGCGCCTCACGCAGCAGAACAACTACCCCTGGAACGGCGACCTGAAATTCACGGTGGCGCCTACTTCCACCGCCGAGTTCAACCTGTTGGTGCGTATCCCCGGCTGGTCGCGCAACGAGGCTATTCCTTCAGATTTGTACAGCTTCGCCTCGCCAATCACCCAGCAGGTAAGCATTAAAGTGAATGGCAAACCCCTGACCTACACCGTGCGCAACGGCTATGCCGTACTAGCCCGCAAGTGGCGCAAAAACGACGTGGTAGAAGTGGCGCTGCCGATGGAAGTGCGCAAAGTAGTGGCCAACCCCAACGTGCGCGATGACGCCGGCAAGGTGGCCCTGCAACGTGGCCCCATTGTGTACTGTGCCGAGTGGAAAGACAACGGCGGCAAAACCAGCAACATCATCGTGCCGGCCGCTACTACTTTCACCGCCGCCTTCAAACCCGACGTGCTCAACGGCATTACCGAGCTAACGGCTACCGTGCCCGTGGTGAAAGTGGACGCCGCCAACAATTCCATCAGCACGGTGCAGCAAATCCTGACGGCCATTCCATACTATGCTTGGGCCAACCGGGGCAAAGGCGAAATGACCGTGTGGTTCCCCGCCAAAATCACCGATGTTGACTTGGTCACGCAGAAAGTGGAAGAGAAAATAGTGGCTAAGTAGCAGAGCCCAGCCCGCCACTTTGGTTGCTGCGCATTTAGCCAAAGGGCGCAAGGCTTGCACGC is from Hymenobacter tibetensis and encodes:
- a CDS encoding glycoside hydrolase family 127 protein codes for the protein MSKLLLTALALGVAATATAQQRTDYPIQAVAFTKVKLADNFWLPRLKTNTEVTIPASFERCEATNRVKNFEMAAAKSGKFATTFPFDDTDIYKTIEGASYSLSLYPDKKLESYVDELIAKVGKAQEPDGYLYTARTIDPAHPHAWAGKERWEKERELSHELYNSGHLYESAVAHYEATGRKNLLDIALKNADLVCATFGPGKRAVAPGHEIVEMGLVKLYRVTGKPEYLSTAKFFIEQRGHYQGYDPKSPDVWKNGSYWQDHKPVYDQREAIGHAVRAEYLYSAMADVAALTGDKKMLASVDSIWNNMVSKKLYVTGGTGAVPGGERFGGNYELPNTTAYNETCASVANVYWNQRMFQLHGDSKYIDVMEKVLYNGLISGVGLDGKSFFYSNAMQIKNSAVFKESEPARAGWFECSCCPTNLARLFPSLPGYVYAQKDNDVYVNLFINGSTDLSVKKQPVRLTQQNNYPWNGDLKFTVAPTSTAEFNLLVRIPGWSRNEAIPSDLYSFASPITQQVSIKVNGKPLTYTVRNGYAVLARKWRKNDVVEVALPMEVRKVVANPNVRDDAGKVALQRGPIVYCAEWKDNGGKTSNIIVPAATTFTAAFKPDVLNGITELTATVPVVKVDAANNSISTVQQILTAIPYYAWANRGKGEMTVWFPAKITDVDLVTQKVEEKIVAK